Genomic segment of Salvia hispanica cultivar TCC Black 2014 chromosome 2, UniMelb_Shisp_WGS_1.0, whole genome shotgun sequence:
GAGAAAGCCCTACTGAAATCGAGAGCAAAATCCAATATAAACCATTTCTCAGATCAAACGGAGCTGGAAGTTTGATAAGAAAATGGCAATTTCAGGAGATCTTAGGGTTTCAGCAGCTCTGAGTTCATACAGATTCAATCCACTTCGCACGACGTCGCATTTCCCCCCTTCTAAGGTTTTGTCTCGCCGccaatttctcaaattttctaaTTCATTTAGGATTTCCTCTAATTTCGTCTagcttttcctttttttaatatgtttgagtttaacaTGGGATAATATGAAACTGATTGAGGGTTGCTTTCAGCATTTTTGGgttatttttatagaattcAGAAACGGGGCTATCATTATGTTGTTGAATGTTGGAAAAGTTGCTCATAGAATTTAAATTGACTAattgttagtattttttttttctggttaAGGTACACTgttagagttttttttttcagcatTTTGGGTAAACTGTGTAGGGCATTTTGAGTTATTGATTGTTAGATGAGTTGCCCAGAGAATTACTAATTATTCTGCTCTTTCTGGTGAGAATACATTGTTTGAGATGTTATTGCGTTATTCCGGTGAAGGTtcgtgattttcttttttaagcATAGTATGTTTAGAGATTATCTTGTTCTTTTAGTGAAGATACATTGGCTTTTATAACTATGAATGGATCTTTTGAAGGTTTATTGTGTTCTTGGTGATGGTTCtgcatttattttcatttttatggaTAGTAGAACTTTAATTAGATTGATAATTTTCCTAATTGATCTGGTGCTCAATGTGTGTTCACATCTTGTTCAGTTCACGAATTCACGTTTATGTATTGTGTTTGTGCCACTCTCTTTTTGGATATATAGTCTGATACTGTATTTCATAGTACCTCTTAAGTTTCTCATTTCCATATGTTGTGCTTTACATTTgcttctaattaattatttttgggggCAGATTGAACTCTAACATGAATATGGAAATTGGCATAGTTAGGTTGTAGTTGGAAAACTGAAGATTTCAGTATTGTTCATTCTTAAACACAATGGCTTTTCTGTACACTGTAGAAAGCAGGGTCCACCGAGATTCATACATTTCGAGTCTGCTACAAACATTTTAGAAAGAGCATGAATTATAAGCTGCATTATTAGGCTGGTGCATATTGCTAACCCTTATGTTGCCCCTCAGGGGGTGTTTCCTATGATAGACTGATAAAACATAGGATTAAGTATTTGAAGGGTAGAAGATCAGACAAGCTCAAAAGTCAGCAAAGTAAATGGTGGAATagcttgaatatttttatcaatccatcctatcaataaaaatataggcaCCCCTCCCCCCCAAGGGAATAAATAGTTTATGGTCTGTACCatgaggaaaaataaaataaactaatatcATTGATGAGGTTAGAACCATTGCCTTGCATTTTGAtctgaaacaaaaatatttcgtCCCTCTACAGGTTGATTGTAATGTCTTCGTCAATGGTGCATCTAGTGTTATCGAGTCAATGCCACGTTCTTCACGTGCTGTTCTTGATGTCCACAACAATCGTTGTCACTCTAGACGGCCTCTTCAAGTTCTTGGAGACTATAAGCTTTCACAAAATCCTTTCGGCCAGGAGGTTGAAGAATTCCTCCTCAACGCGATCAACTTGAACTTCTTCGAACGTCTAAACTTGGCTTGGAAGATCATATTTCCATCACCCATGTCCCAAAGGAAGTCCAATGCAAACATTGCCAAGCAGCGCCTGAAGATGATTCTTTTCTCAGATCGTTGTGCAGTCAGCGAAGAGGCGAAGCAGAAGATAGTAAGCAACGTTGTCAGTGCACTGTCCGATTTTGTTGAGATTGAATCGCAGGACAAAGTTCAGTTGAGCGTCTCGACAGACCCAGATCTCGGCACCATCTATTCCGTCACGGTGCCTGTGCGGCGAGTGAGAACAGAGTATCAAATTGACGACGAATCCGGATCCATTACGAATGTGGAATACAAAGACACCGGAGAGAGCTCAGGCTCTGTTGACGTCAAGTTTGATTTCTACATTCCCAGCGAGGATTTTAGCGTGTGAAAAATTGTTTCTTGAGACACGGTGAGATTATATGTTGCTGaaaatttgtttcttttttttcttcatcatcttcttaaGCACTAGGGGTACTGCTACTCGTATATGGGTTTTGTAACCACTGGAGCATAATATTTTCTGtatatatttggaatttgCTAATTGAATGAATGcttctaattttatgtttgcaaatttTAGAAAGTCGTCacttttcttgatatttttttcttgagcAAAGATGTTTTGCTGTGAAACTTTATTGGTTATATGATATTATATCTCCGTCcgccaaaatttgtcccattttttcgtTTTCGGCGGTCcttcaaaatttgttatatttcacttttatcatttttggcagtgggcccatattccacaaactcatttttactcacattttgttataatactaatatataaaagtaggacctacaatgcactaattttttcactcacttttcattatactatttcttaaaacctgtgttgggtcaaagtgtgacaaattttggtggacgaaGGTAATATATTTTAACGTATTAATggatcaaatataaatataataatataaaaatgatgagtcttgataaaattaatctcAATAATCTTTCTTAAAAATTAGCCCCTTTTTCCTATGAGCCTATTGATGCCCCGaccacaattttaaaaataatactagcataaaaaaatactactatttcttACCTTTTGATATGAGTTGGGTTGAatgcacaattaataaaataaaataaaaatagaaaaagatttaattaaaatattattaataaaaaagggGTCAATCGAAATAATTCAATCTTGGTGAATCTTCAGTCTCAGGGAGGCGGGAGTTTCAGGTTTAAATCGTTTTGCATTGTATTTCAAAATCGTTCGAGTTTCTCGGCCTTGGCACATTCTTCAGTAGAATGAATGGTTCTTGCTTGAATTTCGACAGCCCCATTCGCGACGCCATTTCCAGGATCCGTTTTGCTCCGGGTTCCAACAATCTTTTAATTTCCTCTTGGGATTCGGTAAAACCTATTCCCCCAATCACCTTTACTTCTCCGATCTCAGTGTAATGCAATTAACATCTTGTGTTTTCGAGCAGACACTCCGACTTTTCGATGTGGATAAATGCGAGCTCAGGTTCGAAGCTCCTAATGGAGGCTCGGGGCTTCTAGATTGCTGTTTCGAGAGTGAATCAGTTGCTCTCACAGCAAATTCTGATGGTTCCGTTATCAGGTTTGCCGTTTGCGTTATGAGTGTATTTGATATTCCTAAAATTGgggatttttttaatctctgaTTAGAATATAGCCAATAATTGGGGAACACATTGTTCTTAGCTAAATTACTGCACCATTCTTGTTATGTTTGCAAGTCACCAAATTTTCTGTGGAAACTGACATTCAGTGGAAAGATACCAGTAAATTGAATCATTGTTATGCCAtgaaatttgttaaattttaaatttactaaaattggGCAAAGTTCTGCTGTAAACAGTTTAGTATCTCTGTATCAGGCCTGATTCTATTTCTAATAGAACATCTTTTACAACTCATTCAGCAACTTCAGTTATTTCCATCTTGAACTGATAATGCTTTACATGGTGttagatttgattttaaaatctCCTAGGTATGACATGGGTGTGGGGAACAGCAAAGCAATAGGGAAACATGAAGATTTGGCAACCTGTATTGAATATTCTGAGGAAAAATGTAAGATATTGGTAGAATATAATCCTTTAGTCATCTGCTCGCTACTTCCATTTTTAAAGGATGTGCACGAATCAGGGGTTACTAATCTTATACCTCTGGGATGATAATGAATGTAATACAGACTACAGAggatttgttttaaaaatattttgatatcgTCCAAGTCGAGAAGGTTATTTCCTTCAAACTACGCAAATAGCAATATCTATGAAATCAGTATGGCGTTCAAAGTGCTGGCCTGTTACGATTTCTGTACACCTGAAAATAGCATATGCAGACTcaaatttttctatatatgcAGGTCAACTCATCAGCGCCGGATgggataaaaaagtaaaattttggGATCCGCGCTCAACTAGCTCTCTCGGATGTTTGAGTAGTTTAGGCATGGAGGTAGAATCCATGTCTCTCTCAGGATTAAGTCTGATGATTGCTCACAGGTCATCAGTGCATCTTTATGACTTGCGTCGCTTAGATAAATCACTTGAAGCCAAAGAGTACTTCATGGACATCCATATAAAATGTGTCCGTACAAATTCAGAACTGGAAGGTATTCCAACAGTAGTTATGTTTCAGTCCTTGGTAGAAATACAGACATGTCAAAATTTTCTTGCGACCTGAGCTTTTCATAATTGAGTTGGCTGCCCAAATTTACAGTGTATCTGTACCTCTTTATCCTGGTTGGGctagttttttcatttctacaATGGCATCACTATGCATGTTAGGGCCATTGTTTCTTTTGGTTCTAATAACTGAGTTGATCTACATGGTGATGCTCATTCGTGCAGGGTTTATAGCTGGATCAGTTGATGGACGCGTTGCATTAAAACATGTTGGTCAATCCAAAACAGATGAAGGGTCAGTataattttgtgtatagtAATGCCTACTGACATTACTTTCTTCTTTTAGCTCTCCTTTTCACTTTAATAATCAAGAACTCTAGATCTAGAGTGAAATGGTCCTTGAGTTCTTAAAAGAATCACAGGAGCTGGAATGGTTCTCAAGGCTGAAATAGGCACTCAGATATTTTCTCATCTTAGTCTTACCAGGGGAACACtgcaattaattaagtttttttctCAGATTAATGCTACTGGAAACACTTCATAAATAATACAAACATTTAATATTGAAGTTCATGGCTTGTGGACATTCTTATTCagatttttttactatttttcaatCCTGCACTGTAATGTTCTCTTTAGAGTTTGAGATTGTTTTCTTTGAAACATGGAGgactatttattataatggACCTTTATTGGCAACTCATGCACTTGGAATTATTAAGTTTCACCTTGCTTTGCAACTAAGTTTGAACTTCTGCAGATATGCTTTCAAATGCCATCCAAAAGATAAGAATGGAAAACAACATCTGGTGGCAGTAAATGACATTGCATTTAATCCATCGTATGTGTCTCGCTCATTTTTAGCtttccactacacacatttaAAGACACTTGACTATATCATTACCTATTTCAGCTTACGTGGAGTCGTTGTTACTGGTGATAATGAGGGTTATGCTACGATATGGGATGTCATAAAGAGGAGACGGTTGCTGGAGGTATGCTAATCTTAACTACTGTGATGGCTAGTGCCTGTAATATGCAGGATGCTTGaccatttccattttcttctgTAAATCCATTCTATGTTGGCGCCCCTTAACTCTACCATGTTCTCATAAACATCCCTCTTGATTCCAGTTTCCCAGATTTCCAAACAGTGTTGCATCTGTGGCATGTAATCACCGGGGGCAGCTCTTGGCGGTCGCATCAAGTTACACTTACCAGGAGGCCAATGAAAGGTACCCATGGTCACTCAACTTCCCTGTCCTATTCTCTGTCTTGCGTATCCATCTCCTCAAGTTGCTACGTATGAACCAATTTTCAACTACACAACACTTTATGCATCATTATCATCACTTCCATTACAAGAGAAGCTTGACTATTAAGAAAAAGGTGAGTCCCATGTCTTTATATGCATCAACAGCTGAGCCATGAAATCTTTCCAAACCAGCACATACTTCCCTTATCTGCAGGCTAATTTGGGCGGTTTATTTCTTTAACCACCTGATATTTGCATTTCAGAACTCACTCTTATAGAGGAAGATTtgagtaaattttaaatctggTAGTTCATGATTTGTAGCATAATGAATGCTTAACAAAGCATACACTTCTTATGTAACAGAGAAGAGCATCCTCAGATATTCATGCATCATCTCGATGCTCAACAGATTGAATCAAACTCAGCCAGTAGTTCGAGGAAGACATAATTGAGGACAAGTCGTTGTCGAGGTCATTTTTCACCTTCATTTCTAGAAATGCAACTTAACTTTTAGTTGTATACTAGTATGTTGCtacttgattttgatttaacTTATTTTGCAACTGTATGCAGCAAGTAATGTTTACTTTCTTTGTAATACATGTGAAGAGCTGAAATGCAGCAGTAACAGTagaatatactattaaattagaGGAAGTCTTGTTCGATCCATTTGTGACACACTGAATTGATTGCGCAAGTTTTCCACTTCACATTATGCTATTTCATCACGTTTTTTGAGCATCAGATATTAGGAATTTCCATTATTTTTCCAACAGTGGAATACTGGAATTGTCCATATTCATTGTATCATTGTATATAGcgtttcaaaattttccatGTCTTTTAAGCTTTATCAgtacttataaaataaaatgaaataaaatttaatactgcCTCATACTGTATGAAATAGAGGTTTTAGCATACACTCTCTGTCAGTGAAAAACTCTCATTTTCACCTTTTGGTGTCTATGACATAAAGTGTTATTTTAGCTAAATCATTATATGAGGTTTAAATTCTACTGATTcaattcactatttttttacaaagttaaacaatttcttcactatttttttttataaagttaaacaatttctttaAACTCTTATAGAGTGAAAATTAGACTATATAAACAGTGAATGAAAAGAGTACTCCTACTAACTTATtcctttcaattatttatggtgtatatttttctatgagCATTTAAGAGAATTGAATTGTATTGTGAGGTGATGTAGTAATATACTTTCTTTgacccattaaaaatgaaatatatatatttttaaattattctaataaaattaaaatattttctaaaataaatatatcactatttctacttttttcctcTCATAACTTATTCTCTTCATTacttacaaaacaacattacgTGAAATCTCATACCGAAACAaagatttcatattta
This window contains:
- the LOC125203603 gene encoding cell division topological specificity factor homolog, chloroplastic is translated as MAISGDLRVSAALSSYRFNPLRTTSHFPPSKVDCNVFVNGASSVIESMPRSSRAVLDVHNNRCHSRRPLQVLGDYKLSQNPFGQEVEEFLLNAINLNFFERLNLAWKIIFPSPMSQRKSNANIAKQRLKMILFSDRCAVSEEAKQKIVSNVVSALSDFVEIESQDKVQLSVSTDPDLGTIYSVTVPVRRVRTEYQIDDESGSITNVEYKDTGESSGSVDVKFDFYIPSEDFSV
- the LOC125205819 gene encoding mitotic checkpoint protein BUB3.3 isoform X2, which produces MNGSCLNFDSPIRDAISRIRFAPGSNNLLISSWDSTLRLFDVDKCELRFEAPNGGSGLLDCCFESESVALTANSDGSVIRYDMGVGNSKAIGKHEDLATCIEYSEEKCQLISAGWDKKVKFWDPRSTSSLGCLSSLGMEVESMSLSGLSLMIAHRSSVHLYDLRRLDKSLEAKEYFMDIHIKCVRTNSELEGFIAGSVDGRVALKHVGQSKTDEGLRGVVVTGDNEGYATIWDVIKRRRLLEFPRFPNSVASVACNHRGQLLAVASSYTYQEANEREEHPQIFMHHLDAQQIESNSASSSRKT
- the LOC125205819 gene encoding mitotic checkpoint protein BUB3.3 isoform X1 — translated: MNGSCLNFDSPIRDAISRIRFAPGSNNLLISSWDSTLRLFDVDKCELRFEAPNGGSGLLDCCFESESVALTANSDGSVIRYDMGVGNSKAIGKHEDLATCIEYSEEKCQLISAGWDKKVKFWDPRSTSSLGCLSSLGMEVESMSLSGLSLMIAHRSSVHLYDLRRLDKSLEAKEYFMDIHIKCVRTNSELEGFIAGSVDGRVALKHVGQSKTDEGYAFKCHPKDKNGKQHLVAVNDIAFNPSLRGVVVTGDNEGYATIWDVIKRRRLLEFPRFPNSVASVACNHRGQLLAVASSYTYQEANEREEHPQIFMHHLDAQQIESNSASSSRKT